In Pseudomonadota bacterium, one genomic interval encodes:
- the ccmA gene encoding heme ABC exporter ATP-binding protein CcmA, with protein MSESHTPHAGLSARNLVCERGGRTLFSSLSFDLAPGDALILRGPNGSGKTSLLRLLAGLLPAAGGEILWRGEPVQKDREVWRGALRFLAHDNAVKPALTVEQNLAFWIRLYDDASGDGLNRGLSAMGLERLVDLPAAMLSAGQRRRLALSRLAACPGNVWLLDEPTVTLDADSVTRLSRMVADHRDEGGMVIAATHDTFDMPGARHVDLGDTA; from the coding sequence ATGAGTGAGAGTCATACTCCCCATGCGGGCCTTTCGGCCCGCAATCTCGTCTGCGAACGAGGCGGACGCACGCTGTTTTCCAGTCTTTCGTTCGATCTGGCGCCGGGAGACGCGCTGATCCTTCGCGGACCCAACGGCAGCGGCAAGACGTCCCTGCTGCGTCTTCTGGCCGGTCTGTTGCCGGCGGCGGGCGGTGAAATCCTGTGGCGCGGTGAACCCGTCCAAAAGGACCGGGAGGTCTGGCGCGGCGCCCTGCGTTTCCTGGCACACGACAACGCGGTGAAACCGGCCCTGACGGTCGAGCAAAACCTCGCGTTCTGGATCCGGCTCTACGACGACGCGTCCGGCGACGGGTTGAACCGTGGCCTCTCTGCTATGGGGCTGGAGCGCCTGGTGGACTTGCCGGCCGCCATGCTGTCGGCGGGCCAGCGGCGGCGGCTGGCGCTATCGCGGCTTGCCGCCTGCCCGGGTAACGTCTGGCTTCTGGACGAACCGACCGTGACCCTGGACGCCGACTCGGTGACGCGTCTGTCGCGCATGGTCGCCGATCACCGCGACGAAGGCGGCATGGTGATCGCCGCGACACACGATACCTTCGACATGCCCGGCGCGCGGCACGTGGATCTGGGCGACACCGCATGA
- a CDS encoding Rieske (2Fe-2S) protein, translating to MAQGWTHAVSVAELQEKGRKVFRQDGRQIALFHTDKGIFACNNRCPHEGYPLREGTLDKDCKLTCNWHNWKFDLETGENQRDGDKLRIYPVELRDGEVWVEIVDPPFDERKAKTMEGLEQGFVDHDYERIAREIARLRQIGADPLDGMREAIGWSHDRMEFGWTHAYAGAADWLTLYDEHGNDPETQVICALESIGHMADDVLREPVYPFAEGAEEWDEEAFVQAVEIEDEPKAIRMVRGALQAGLTFDDMERGLTRAALAHYNAFGHSLIYVPKAGKLIERLGDHVAEPVLLSLVREIVQAFREDLIPEFRSYAGALEAFGTKTNGKAPTADDFVGLNVKKAMKLAAEHGSAPPMDLYRSLLEANARNMLTFDLKHQDDLDVPFGGEKGWLDVTHGLTFANAVRTQCSKFPELWPSGLLQMACFSGRNAGIADVDLDPDDWRVPDADRFFDDSGELLFNHHQDEYIVSVHLVKTAMAVRDEVRSGEAEEGSDLAMAAVNRLMHSPLFIKRPRRTARQALRFIEVDI from the coding sequence ATGGCACAAGGTTGGACACACGCGGTTTCCGTTGCCGAACTGCAGGAAAAGGGCCGCAAGGTTTTCCGCCAGGACGGCCGCCAGATCGCGCTGTTCCACACCGACAAAGGCATCTTCGCCTGCAACAACCGTTGCCCGCACGAGGGTTACCCACTGCGCGAAGGCACGCTGGACAAGGACTGCAAGCTCACCTGCAACTGGCATAACTGGAAGTTTGACCTGGAGACCGGCGAGAACCAGCGCGACGGCGACAAGCTGCGGATCTACCCCGTCGAATTGCGCGACGGCGAGGTCTGGGTCGAGATCGTCGATCCGCCGTTCGACGAGCGCAAGGCCAAGACGATGGAAGGTCTGGAACAGGGTTTTGTCGATCACGACTACGAACGCATCGCGCGCGAGATCGCGCGGCTGCGCCAAATCGGCGCCGATCCCCTGGACGGCATGCGTGAGGCCATTGGCTGGTCCCACGACCGCATGGAGTTCGGCTGGACACACGCCTATGCCGGCGCCGCTGACTGGCTGACGCTTTATGACGAGCACGGTAACGACCCGGAAACGCAGGTCATCTGCGCGCTCGAATCGATCGGCCACATGGCCGACGACGTGCTGCGCGAGCCCGTCTATCCGTTCGCCGAGGGGGCCGAGGAATGGGACGAGGAGGCCTTCGTCCAGGCTGTCGAGATCGAGGACGAGCCGAAGGCGATCCGCATGGTGCGCGGTGCGCTGCAGGCCGGTCTGACGTTTGATGATATGGAGCGCGGCCTGACCCGCGCGGCGTTGGCGCATTACAACGCCTTCGGCCACTCTCTGATCTATGTGCCGAAGGCCGGCAAGCTGATCGAGCGCCTGGGTGATCATGTCGCCGAGCCCGTGCTGCTCTCCCTGGTGCGCGAGATCGTACAGGCCTTCCGCGAAGACCTGATCCCTGAGTTCCGCAGCTATGCCGGCGCGCTCGAGGCCTTCGGGACCAAGACCAACGGCAAGGCGCCGACGGCCGACGACTTCGTCGGGCTGAACGTGAAGAAAGCCATGAAGCTTGCAGCCGAGCACGGTTCGGCGCCGCCGATGGATCTCTACCGCTCGCTGCTTGAAGCCAATGCGCGCAACATGCTGACCTTCGACCTGAAACATCAGGACGATCTGGACGTCCCGTTTGGCGGCGAGAAGGGCTGGCTCGACGTGACCCACGGCCTCACCTTCGCCAACGCGGTGAGAACCCAGTGCAGCAAGTTCCCGGAGCTCTGGCCAAGCGGTCTTCTGCAGATGGCCTGTTTCAGTGGTCGCAACGCGGGCATCGCCGATGTCGACCTGGACCCCGACGACTGGCGCGTGCCGGACGCTGACCGCTTCTTCGATGATTCAGGCGAGCTTCTCTTCAACCATCACCAGGACGAGTACATTGTCTCCGTGCATCTGGTGAAGACGGCGATGGCGGTGCGCGACGAGGTCCGCTCCGGCGAGGCGGAGGAAGGCAGCGACCTGGCGATGGCCGCGGTTAACCGGCTGATGCACTCGCCGCTTTTCATCAAGCGCCCGCGCCGCACCGCGCGCCAGGCACTGCGCTTCATCGAGGTCGATATCTGA
- a CDS encoding heme ABC transporter permease, giving the protein MANPLHLLASPARFQRLSARILPFAAVVAVVCIGYGLYGGLIASPADYQQGESVRIMYIHVPSAWMAMLCYAVMALFSASFLIWKHQLADLAARASAPIGACFTAIALITGSLWGQPTWGTWWIWDARLTSVLILFFFYLGHMALCHAFDDSQRGGRAAAILAIVGAVNLPIIKFSVDWWNTLHQPASVFRLDGPTIHSSMLIPLLVMGAGFAALYVVLLLIRIRAELLARRIAVLQRARAGTS; this is encoded by the coding sequence ATGGCGAACCCGCTTCACCTGCTCGCCAGTCCCGCGCGTTTTCAGCGTCTGAGTGCCCGGATTCTGCCGTTTGCGGCGGTCGTTGCCGTGGTCTGCATCGGTTATGGCCTCTATGGCGGCCTGATCGCCTCGCCCGCCGACTACCAGCAGGGCGAAAGCGTCCGCATCATGTACATCCATGTGCCGTCGGCCTGGATGGCCATGTTGTGCTACGCCGTGATGGCCCTTTTCTCGGCCTCGTTTCTTATCTGGAAACACCAGCTGGCGGATCTGGCCGCGCGCGCCTCGGCGCCGATCGGCGCCTGTTTCACCGCGATTGCACTGATCACCGGCAGCCTGTGGGGCCAGCCGACATGGGGCACCTGGTGGATATGGGATGCCAGGCTGACCTCCGTCCTCATCCTGTTCTTTTTCTATCTCGGCCACATGGCGCTTTGCCACGCCTTCGATGACAGCCAGCGTGGTGGTCGGGCAGCGGCGATCCTGGCCATTGTCGGCGCGGTCAACCTGCCGATCATCAAGTTCTCCGTCGACTGGTGGAACACGCTGCATCAGCCGGCCAGCGTGTTCCGCCTGGACGGGCCGACCATCCACTCGAGCATGCTGATTCCGCTTCTGGTCATGGGTGCCGGTTTTGCGGCGCTGTATGTTGTTTTGCTTTTAATTCGCATCCGCGCCGAACTGCTGGCCCGGCGCATCGCGGTGCTGCAACGCGCGCGGGCCGGAACCAGTTGA
- a CDS encoding SDR family NAD(P)-dependent oxidoreductase: MEQLDGRVAVILGGGSEAGQAIARPLAKAGATVVLVDGDAEAADTAAAAIRKGWGTAAVQVVDILDATSARASVNTISRTCGGIDILVLQQIDPAGEDHLIDAALPVMNERGHGVLVLADTQGRARTKTAAIEERLSACRHRIASKNSHGVLTYAVAPLELENSDLGAAITYLATRRPHTELAGRLIVVPPS; encoded by the coding sequence ATGGAACAGTTGGACGGCCGCGTCGCGGTAATCCTGGGGGGCGGCAGCGAGGCCGGCCAAGCGATCGCCCGGCCGCTGGCCAAGGCCGGCGCCACGGTCGTGCTGGTCGACGGCGACGCCGAGGCCGCCGACACGGCCGCCGCCGCCATCCGCAAGGGCTGGGGCACCGCGGCCGTCCAGGTCGTCGACATCCTGGACGCCACATCAGCCCGGGCGAGCGTCAACACGATTAGCAGGACCTGCGGTGGGATCGACATTCTGGTCTTGCAGCAGATCGATCCCGCCGGCGAGGACCATCTGATCGACGCCGCCCTGCCGGTCATGAACGAACGCGGCCACGGCGTCCTGGTCTTGGCCGACACCCAAGGCAGAGCGCGAACCAAGACGGCCGCTATCGAGGAAAGGCTCTCGGCCTGCCGCCACCGGATCGCCAGCAAGAACAGCCACGGCGTCCTGACCTATGCGGTCGCGCCCTTGGAACTGGAGAACAGCGACCTCGGCGCCGCCATCACCTATCTGGCCACAAGACGGCCGCACACCGAACTGGCCGGCCGCCTGATCGTCGTGCCGCCGAGCTAA
- a CDS encoding class I SAM-dependent methyltransferase translates to MGFYARYILPWMIDKVMTGDVVEADRAIIVPRASGEVLELGMGSGHNLDFYGPDVKALRAVEPSAELAAMARKRTGEVAFPVEIAEVSAETMPFDNNSFDSAVVTWALCSIPDMSAALAEVRRVLKPAGALHFVEHGLAPEAAVARWQNRLNPLWRPFSGGCNMNRPMDTAIKAAGFRIDDADNGYVEGPRILSYTYRGCARPR, encoded by the coding sequence ATGGGTTTCTACGCGCGGTACATCCTGCCGTGGATGATCGACAAGGTCATGACCGGCGACGTGGTCGAGGCCGATCGCGCGATCATCGTACCGCGCGCGTCGGGCGAGGTGCTGGAGCTCGGCATGGGTTCCGGCCACAATCTGGACTTCTACGGCCCCGACGTGAAGGCGCTGCGCGCGGTCGAACCCTCTGCCGAGTTGGCCGCCATGGCGCGCAAGCGCACGGGCGAGGTGGCGTTTCCGGTCGAAATCGCGGAGGTTTCCGCCGAAACCATGCCGTTCGACAACAACAGCTTCGATTCGGCGGTGGTAACCTGGGCGCTGTGTTCGATCCCCGACATGTCGGCGGCGCTGGCTGAGGTGCGCCGGGTGTTGAAGCCGGCGGGCGCGCTCCACTTCGTCGAGCACGGCCTGGCGCCGGAGGCCGCGGTCGCACGCTGGCAAAACCGACTCAACCCGCTTTGGCGGCCATTCTCCGGCGGCTGCAACATGAACCGGCCCATGGATACCGCGATCAAGGCGGCGGGCTTCCGCATCGACGACGCCGACAACGGCTATGTCGAGGGACCGCGCATCCTCTCCTACACCTATCGCGGCTGCGCCCGGCCGCGCTGA
- the ccmB gene encoding heme exporter protein CcmB → MNGFSAIVVRDVNLAFRRGGEGLLTIMFFLIAVALFPLGIGPEPEILARIAPGVLWVAALLAATLSLDRLFRADHEDGSLDLMALAPMPLEMTVLAKALAHWISTGLPLTIAAPFLALMMQLDVQTWPVVIATMALGTPTLSLIGGIGAALTLGARRGGVLASLIVLPLFIPVLIFGSSAIEATIFGLEPGAPLLILGAFLLAAIPLTPFATAAALRLALE, encoded by the coding sequence ATGAACGGCTTTTCCGCCATCGTCGTTCGCGACGTCAACCTCGCCTTCCGGCGCGGTGGCGAGGGATTGCTGACCATCATGTTTTTCCTGATCGCCGTCGCACTCTTTCCGCTCGGCATCGGTCCGGAGCCGGAAATTCTGGCGCGCATCGCGCCGGGGGTCCTTTGGGTCGCCGCGCTGCTTGCCGCGACACTCTCGCTGGACCGCCTGTTCCGCGCCGATCACGAAGATGGCTCCCTCGATCTCATGGCTTTGGCGCCGATGCCGCTGGAGATGACCGTGCTCGCCAAGGCGCTGGCGCATTGGATCAGCACCGGCCTGCCGCTCACCATCGCTGCGCCGTTCCTGGCGTTGATGATGCAGCTCGACGTCCAGACATGGCCCGTCGTGATCGCCACGATGGCTCTCGGCACCCCGACACTGAGCCTGATCGGTGGGATCGGGGCGGCGCTGACCTTGGGTGCCAGGCGCGGCGGGGTCCTGGCGAGCCTGATCGTGCTGCCCCTCTTCATTCCCGTGCTGATCTTCGGTTCCAGTGCTATCGAAGCGACGATCTTTGGGCTGGAGCCCGGTGCGCCGCTTTTGATCCTGGGCGCGTTCCTGCTGGCCGCCATTCCCTTGACGCCGTTCGCCACCGCCGCGGCGCTCAGGCTGGCTCTGGAGTGA
- the ccmD gene encoding heme exporter protein CcmD, protein MGEHAVFIWPAYGVAAVILIGLLVASLTSLRRRRAELARLEQERTGENGR, encoded by the coding sequence ATGGGCGAACATGCCGTATTCATCTGGCCGGCCTATGGCGTCGCCGCGGTGATCCTGATCGGCTTGCTTGTCGCCAGTCTGACCAGCCTACGCCGGCGACGCGCCGAACTGGCGCGCCTGGAACAAGAACGGACCGGAGAAAACGGGCGGTGA
- a CDS encoding heme lyase CcmF/NrfE family subunit, producing MIAELGHFCLVMALVVAVVQASLPLIGAQRGNASWMALGSWAAMVQFTLIALAFLALTYAYVTSDFSVANVYENSHSLKPMLYKITGVWGNHEGSLVLWVLILALFGLAVVFFGGNLPATLRARVLAIQAMIAVGFLSFSIFTSNPFLRLDPIPLDGRDLNPLLQDPGLAFHPPFLYLGYVGFSMAFSFAVAALLEGRVDAAWARWVRPWTLAAWTTLTLGIALGSWWAYYELGWGGWWFWDPVENASFMPWLAGTALLHSAIVCEKRNALKSWTILLAIIAFSLSLLGTFLVRSGVLTSVHAFATDPARGVYILALLVIAIGGSLALYAWRAPQLKAEGLFAPISREGALILNNLLLATACFTVFLGTLYPLFLDTLGGGTVSVGPPYFEITFVPLMVPLIIATGIGPLLAWKRGDVKGVLARLKFVAVVALAAWAGLWWLMTDTSPLPAFGIALSVWLAGAVLVELAARLGVGRVTASESWRRAINLPRAAYGMTLSHLGLAVFVAGVTASTAWQTEVIVAMKPGDTQDVGGYSFTLDGVADVPGPNYLAERATFTVSHSGDVLGTLTPEKRFYPVQGMQTTEAAIRTTFIADLYAVIGDPIAGTPGAYAVRLYHNPLVPWIWGGTLFMVFGGLVSLTDRRHRVGAPARRKAMVAQPA from the coding sequence GTGATCGCCGAACTCGGCCACTTCTGTCTGGTCATGGCGCTGGTCGTCGCGGTGGTACAGGCGAGCCTACCGCTGATCGGCGCCCAACGCGGCAACGCAAGCTGGATGGCCCTGGGCTCGTGGGCGGCGATGGTGCAGTTCACCCTGATCGCGTTAGCCTTTCTGGCACTGACATACGCCTATGTGACGTCCGACTTCTCCGTCGCCAATGTCTACGAGAACTCTCATTCGCTCAAACCGATGCTCTACAAGATCACCGGCGTGTGGGGGAACCACGAGGGTTCGCTGGTGCTGTGGGTTCTGATCCTGGCGCTGTTCGGACTGGCGGTTGTGTTCTTCGGCGGCAATCTGCCGGCGACGCTTCGAGCCCGCGTGCTGGCCATTCAGGCCATGATCGCCGTTGGTTTTCTGTCGTTTTCCATTTTCACGTCGAACCCCTTCCTCAGGCTCGATCCGATCCCGCTCGATGGCCGGGATCTGAACCCGCTGTTGCAGGATCCCGGCCTCGCCTTTCATCCGCCGTTCCTCTACCTCGGCTATGTCGGCTTCTCGATGGCGTTCTCCTTCGCGGTCGCCGCGCTGCTCGAAGGCCGGGTCGACGCGGCGTGGGCGCGCTGGGTCAGGCCCTGGACGTTGGCCGCCTGGACGACGCTGACGCTGGGCATCGCGCTTGGCAGCTGGTGGGCCTATTACGAACTCGGCTGGGGCGGCTGGTGGTTCTGGGATCCCGTCGAGAACGCGTCGTTCATGCCGTGGCTGGCGGGCACCGCCTTGCTGCACTCAGCCATCGTCTGCGAGAAACGCAACGCGCTGAAGAGCTGGACTATCCTGCTCGCCATTATCGCCTTTTCGCTATCGCTGCTCGGCACCTTCCTGGTGCGCTCGGGCGTCTTGACCAGCGTGCACGCCTTTGCCACCGATCCGGCACGCGGCGTCTATATCCTGGCGCTTCTGGTCATTGCCATCGGCGGCTCGCTCGCCCTTTATGCGTGGCGCGCGCCACAGCTGAAGGCCGAGGGCCTGTTCGCGCCGATCAGCCGCGAGGGCGCACTGATCCTGAACAACCTCTTGCTGGCGACCGCGTGTTTCACGGTCTTTCTGGGTACGCTCTATCCGCTGTTCCTGGATACGTTGGGCGGCGGCACGGTGAGCGTCGGCCCGCCCTATTTCGAGATCACGTTCGTTCCGCTGATGGTGCCGCTGATCATAGCGACCGGTATCGGTCCGCTGCTGGCCTGGAAGCGTGGCGATGTGAAAGGCGTCTTGGCGCGCCTGAAGTTCGTCGCCGTCGTCGCACTGGCTGCCTGGGCCGGTCTGTGGTGGTTGATGACCGATACTTCGCCCCTGCCCGCCTTCGGTATCGCGCTCTCGGTCTGGCTCGCCGGCGCCGTCCTGGTCGAACTTGCGGCACGTCTCGGTGTCGGACGTGTCACCGCAAGCGAAAGCTGGCGCCGCGCCATCAACCTGCCGCGCGCCGCTTACGGCATGACGCTCTCGCACCTTGGCCTGGCGGTGTTCGTCGCTGGCGTCACCGCATCGACCGCCTGGCAGACCGAGGTGATCGTCGCCATGAAACCGGGCGATACCCAGGACGTCGGCGGCTACAGCTTCACCCTGGACGGCGTCGCCGACGTGCCCGGCCCGAACTATCTGGCCGAACGCGCGACTTTCACGGTCTCCCATTCCGGCGACGTGTTGGGCACGTTGACGCCGGAGAAACGTTTCTATCCCGTGCAGGGTATGCAGACGACGGAGGCTGCGATCCGCACCACGTTCATCGCCGATCTCTATGCTGTGATCGGCGATCCCATCGCCGGCACGCCCGGCGCCTACGCCGTTCGCCTCTATCACAACCCGCTGGTGCCGTGGATCTGGGGCGGCACGCTGTTCATGGTATTCGGCGGCTTGGTCAGCCTGACCGACCGGCGCCACCGCGTCGGCGCGCCGGCCCGCCGCAAGGCCATGGTGGCCCAACCGGCATGA
- the ccmE gene encoding cytochrome c maturation protein CcmE — MKRKQRRMILVAGGFVCLTGAVALGLLAFSDKVDSFYSPSDLVAADLEAGTRVRLGGLVEDGSVAQAEDGVTTQFTITDGGEVIAVSYTGVLPDLFREGQGIIVTGAHGEDGMFIASEVLAKHDENYMPKEVADALKEQGFWQHAGDGSP; from the coding sequence GTGAAACGCAAGCAACGGCGGATGATCCTGGTGGCGGGCGGCTTTGTCTGCCTGACCGGCGCCGTGGCGTTGGGCCTGCTCGCGTTTTCCGACAAGGTCGATAGCTTCTATAGCCCCTCAGACCTGGTAGCCGCCGACCTTGAGGCCGGCACGCGAGTCCGCCTGGGCGGTCTGGTCGAAGACGGCAGCGTCGCCCAGGCCGAGGATGGCGTGACCACCCAGTTCACCATCACCGACGGCGGCGAAGTTATCGCAGTCAGCTACACCGGTGTCCTGCCGGACCTCTTTCGCGAAGGTCAGGGCATCATCGTGACCGGGGCGCACGGCGAGGACGGCATGTTCATCGCCAGCGAGGTGCTCGCCAAACACGACGAAAACTATATGCCGAAAGAGGTCGCCGACGCGCTGAAGGAACAGGGTTTCTGGCAGCACGCGGGAGATGGATCGCCGTGA